In a genomic window of Pseudorasbora parva isolate DD20220531a chromosome 24, ASM2467924v1, whole genome shotgun sequence:
- the thtpa gene encoding thiamine-triphosphatase isoform X2, giving the protein MTVEVERKFVCNAEVMGKLQHIEECIGQRQFQDQYFDSPDFILTLKDFWLRCREGLWELKCPAVSGTTPDNETQALCTRYREITSFPLIQSEVSRIISEHTAEGSESNSSQREQIDKVSENKDTEICSADDTKWLSDLNLTCFAEFKTKRCSYMLERDGAVRVDLDQADFGYCVGEIEVLVPEGSDMNAALQKITSTAAELGLSSEKRVKGKMDVYLQRFKPDHYAKLLNAHIL; this is encoded by the exons ATGACTGTAGAGGTGGAGAGAAAATTTGTTTGTAATGCAGAAGTTATGGGGAAACTTCAGCATATTGAAG AATGCATTGGTCAGCGACAGTTTCAAGACCAGTACTTTGACTCTCCAGATTTCATCCTCACACTAAAAGATTTCTGGCTGAGATGCCGAGAGGGATTGTGGGAATTGAAATGCCCTGCAGTTTCAGGGACTACACCTGACAATGAAACTCAGGCCCTTTGCACACGATACAGAGAGATAACCAGTTTCCCTCTGATCCAATCAGAAGTCAGCAGGATTATCAGTGAACACACTGCTGAAGGGAGTGAATCAAATTCCTCACAAAGGGAACAAATTGACAAAGTGTCAGAAAACAAGGACACGGAGATCTGTTCAGCAGATGATACAAAGTGGCTGTCTGACCTCAATCTCACCTGTTTTGCTGAGTTCAAGACCAAGCGTTGCTCATACATGCTCGAGAGAGACGGTGCAGTGCGGGTGGATCTGGACCAGGCTGATTTCGGATATTGTGTGGGAGAGATTGAGGTTCTGGTGCCTGAAGGAAGTGACATGAATGCAGCTCTGCAGAAGATTACAAGCACTGCTGCAGAACTGG GTTTAAGCTCTGAGAAGAGAGTAAAGGGGAAAATGGATGTTTACCTTCAAAGATTTAAACCAGACCACTATGCAAAACTTCTTAATGCTCATATTTTATGA
- the thtpa gene encoding thiamine-triphosphatase isoform X1 translates to MTVEVERKFVCNAEVMGKLQHIEAECIGQRQFQDQYFDSPDFILTLKDFWLRCREGLWELKCPAVSGTTPDNETQALCTRYREITSFPLIQSEVSRIISEHTAEGSESNSSQREQIDKVSENKDTEICSADDTKWLSDLNLTCFAEFKTKRCSYMLERDGAVRVDLDQADFGYCVGEIEVLVPEGSDMNAALQKITSTAAELGLSSEKRVKGKMDVYLQRFKPDHYAKLLNAHIL, encoded by the exons ATGACTGTAGAGGTGGAGAGAAAATTTGTTTGTAATGCAGAAGTTATGGGGAAACTTCAGCATATTGAAG CAGAATGCATTGGTCAGCGACAGTTTCAAGACCAGTACTTTGACTCTCCAGATTTCATCCTCACACTAAAAGATTTCTGGCTGAGATGCCGAGAGGGATTGTGGGAATTGAAATGCCCTGCAGTTTCAGGGACTACACCTGACAATGAAACTCAGGCCCTTTGCACACGATACAGAGAGATAACCAGTTTCCCTCTGATCCAATCAGAAGTCAGCAGGATTATCAGTGAACACACTGCTGAAGGGAGTGAATCAAATTCCTCACAAAGGGAACAAATTGACAAAGTGTCAGAAAACAAGGACACGGAGATCTGTTCAGCAGATGATACAAAGTGGCTGTCTGACCTCAATCTCACCTGTTTTGCTGAGTTCAAGACCAAGCGTTGCTCATACATGCTCGAGAGAGACGGTGCAGTGCGGGTGGATCTGGACCAGGCTGATTTCGGATATTGTGTGGGAGAGATTGAGGTTCTGGTGCCTGAAGGAAGTGACATGAATGCAGCTCTGCAGAAGATTACAAGCACTGCTGCAGAACTGG GTTTAAGCTCTGAGAAGAGAGTAAAGGGGAAAATGGATGTTTACCTTCAAAGATTTAAACCAGACCACTATGCAAAACTTCTTAATGCTCATATTTTATGA